A window of Paenibacillus sp. 19GGS1-52 contains these coding sequences:
- a CDS encoding IS3 family transposase, which produces MEEHRSEFRIEKMCSLLEVSRSGYYKWRLSPPSDRKMHRERLLKRIEYHFYDNDEIYGSPKITKKLQEEGFVVGEKTVGRIMRENKLRSQATGKFKVQTTDSNHDFPIAPNWLNQHFDVCTMPNQVWVTDITYIHTRQGVLYLASVLDLYTRKIVGWELGNRMKVDLVSVALEKAYKSQQPEKGLIHHSDRGSQYASTDYRKKLKEYHMIRSMSRRGNCYDNACIESFHSILKRELVYRRRFLTKEEAKNHLFRYIEFFYNRKRIHSKLDYLSPDRFESLYYKNLKFAN; this is translated from the coding sequence ATTGAGGAGCATCGCTCCGAATTCCGGATTGAGAAGATGTGCAGCCTATTAGAAGTATCTAGAAGTGGCTATTACAAGTGGCGACTCTCCCCTCCCAGTGACCGGAAAATGCATCGTGAACGGCTCTTAAAGCGCATTGAATATCACTTTTACGACAATGATGAAATTTACGGCAGCCCCAAAATCACAAAGAAATTGCAGGAAGAAGGATTCGTCGTCGGTGAGAAAACGGTAGGCCGAATCATGCGTGAGAACAAGCTTCGCTCCCAAGCAACCGGCAAATTCAAAGTCCAGACGACCGATTCTAACCACGACTTTCCTATTGCCCCCAACTGGCTAAACCAGCATTTCGACGTGTGTACGATGCCGAATCAAGTATGGGTAACGGACATTACCTACATTCACACACGCCAAGGTGTGTTGTATTTAGCGAGCGTTTTGGATTTGTACACACGTAAGATTGTCGGTTGGGAGCTTGGAAACCGTATGAAGGTAGACCTCGTTTCAGTAGCTCTGGAAAAGGCCTACAAGTCGCAGCAACCCGAAAAAGGGCTCATTCACCATTCGGACCGAGGCAGTCAATATGCCTCCACAGATTACCGAAAAAAACTAAAAGAATACCATATGATCCGAAGCATGAGTCGCCGAGGGAATTGCTATGACAATGCCTGCATCGAATCGTTCCACAGCATCCTCAAACGAGAACTCGTTTACCGCAGAAGGTTCTTAACGAAAGAAGAAGCAAAGAATCACTTGTTTAGGTATATCGAGTTTTTCTACAACCGGAAAAGAATACACAGTAAATTGGACTACCTCTCACCGGATCGTTTTGAATCGCTGTATTACAAGAACCTAAAGTTTGCCAACTGA
- a CDS encoding SGNH/GDSL hydrolase family protein yields the protein MYIEKDEETGALSQVGYTSATVVSTAANYIMDRPEPFTHTFRTYIRLRESGKLNFKLWHSNAVDSTWNLGQEASGSELGGEWRIEAAYIADGGVEMNGAVQEQTQVAVLFDGSTTRNVKPGESFWSDEIAMELPEGHLMVFTWTLTTRSPGRTIPYNVEGILVSAYDAPGNLAAQESAESFALSDNLLVLPSFIGYKKQVNKKLVFLGDSITQGVRTLKDEYEYWVARIAAGLGANYGVWNLGSGWARAYDASADGAWLNKAKQGDEVVIVLGVNDIDIGNRSSEELLSDLTVIISKLKEANAEVKIILGTVPPFNFQDEREQTWRSVNSEILSNNLAGVNRVFDIAGLLSLPAPNDHRIRPEYMSNTDDPHPNGTAGKAIADAFLNWY from the coding sequence ATGTATATTGAAAAAGATGAGGAAACTGGAGCATTGAGCCAAGTCGGCTACACCTCCGCTACGGTGGTTTCAACAGCTGCTAATTATATTATGGACAGACCGGAGCCCTTTACCCATACCTTCCGGACGTACATCCGCTTAAGGGAAAGCGGGAAATTGAACTTTAAACTTTGGCATAGCAATGCAGTAGATTCCACCTGGAACTTGGGTCAGGAAGCAAGTGGCAGTGAGCTGGGAGGGGAATGGCGGATTGAAGCTGCGTATATCGCGGACGGTGGGGTAGAGATGAATGGCGCGGTCCAAGAACAGACACAGGTGGCCGTTTTGTTTGATGGGAGTACAACACGCAATGTTAAACCGGGTGAATCCTTCTGGAGTGATGAGATTGCCATGGAACTGCCGGAAGGGCACTTAATGGTATTCACCTGGACACTGACAACGCGCTCGCCTGGGAGAACGATACCCTACAATGTAGAGGGGATTCTGGTCTCCGCCTATGATGCACCGGGAAATCTTGCTGCACAGGAGTCAGCTGAGTCTTTTGCTCTGTCCGATAACCTGCTGGTGCTGCCAAGCTTTATCGGGTATAAGAAACAGGTGAATAAGAAGCTGGTATTTCTCGGAGATTCAATCACTCAGGGAGTACGAACCTTAAAAGATGAGTATGAATACTGGGTAGCACGGATTGCTGCTGGCCTTGGTGCGAATTATGGAGTCTGGAATTTGGGCTCAGGCTGGGCCAGAGCATATGATGCTTCTGCTGATGGCGCTTGGCTGAATAAAGCCAAACAAGGCGACGAAGTGGTGATTGTACTCGGCGTCAACGATATTGATATCGGTAACCGCTCATCTGAAGAACTTCTGAGTGATCTTACCGTTATTATATCCAAGCTGAAAGAAGCTAACGCCGAAGTGAAGATTATTCTGGGTACGGTACCGCCGTTCAATTTCCAGGATGAAAGAGAACAGACTTGGCGCAGCGTGAATAGTGAAATTCTGTCGAATAACCTGGCTGGAGTTAACCGAGTGTTTGATATTGCTGGTCTTCTATCTTTACCTGCACCCAATGATCATAGGATCAGACCGGAATATATGAGTAATACAGACGATCCGCATCCTAATGGTACAGCGGGTAAGGCAATCGCGGATGCTTTTCTGAATTGGTATTAA
- the yicI gene encoding alpha-xylosidase, translating into MKFTDGLWLVRDGITINGAVQNYAVEKTAEGLTAITQTTPITGRAATLNSTLLTVKFHSPLPGVVGVKIIHNDGVVDRGPSFELTKGTGDHVQIEETEAQTVLISGGLRVVINKGTHWSVDFYRGDERITGSGYKSMAYITDQDGNTFMREELDIGIGEFVYGLGERFTAFVKNGQVVDLWNKDGGTSSEQAYKNIPFYVTSKGYGVFVNQPELVSYEIGSEKVKKAQFSVAGESLEYFVIEGPTIKEVITKYTSLTGKPALPPAWTFGLWLTTSFTTDYDEATVNSFVEGMAERDLPLHVFHFDCFWMREYQWTDFQWDSRVFPDPVGMLKRLHEKGLKICVWINSYIGQRSPLFEEGKKNGYLIKKANGDVYQTDLWQAGMGLVDFTNPAACEWYAGYLRGLVDMGVDSFKTDFGERIPTDVVYFDGSDPHKMHNYYTQLYNKVVFEVLEEKLGTNEAAVFARSATAGGQQFPVHWGGDCYADYESMAESLRGGLSLGLSGFGFWSHDIGGFENTAPAHVFKRWLAFGLLSSHSRLHGSTSYRVPWAYDDEAVDVTRFFTKLKCSLMPYLYDVAGQAHEQGWASMRAMVMEFPEDPTCEVLDRQYMLGDSLLVAPIFQENGEAKYYLPAGRWTHLLSGETTQGGSWRKEKYDFFSLPLFVRQNSLLARGSVDNKPDYDFAEGVKFGLYSLEDGATTTATVRDLTGAPELSVKAERNGNTLSITAEGSGKAFTFALNDLGAIASVQGAEQVDATTVKVNAGNKSVQFSIELK; encoded by the coding sequence ATGAAATTTACAGATGGTCTTTGGCTGGTTCGTGATGGAATCACGATTAACGGCGCAGTTCAGAACTATGCGGTGGAAAAAACTGCAGAAGGTTTGACAGCAATTACTCAGACAACTCCGATTACGGGACGTGCGGCAACATTGAACTCCACACTGCTTACCGTGAAATTCCACTCTCCGCTTCCGGGTGTAGTAGGGGTTAAGATTATTCATAATGATGGCGTAGTGGACCGCGGTCCTTCCTTCGAATTGACTAAGGGAACTGGCGATCACGTACAAATCGAAGAGACCGAAGCACAAACTGTGCTGATCAGCGGTGGACTCCGTGTAGTTATCAATAAGGGCACTCACTGGTCAGTGGACTTCTACCGTGGCGACGAGCGCATTACAGGCAGCGGTTACAAATCGATGGCCTATATCACAGATCAGGACGGCAACACGTTCATGCGTGAAGAGCTGGATATCGGCATCGGTGAATTCGTATATGGTCTGGGCGAACGTTTCACTGCTTTTGTGAAGAACGGCCAGGTAGTTGACCTGTGGAACAAGGATGGCGGCACAAGTTCCGAGCAGGCCTATAAGAACATTCCTTTCTATGTAACAAGCAAAGGCTACGGCGTATTCGTGAACCAACCAGAGCTGGTATCATATGAAATCGGTTCGGAAAAAGTGAAAAAAGCACAGTTCAGCGTTGCTGGCGAAAGCTTGGAATATTTCGTTATCGAAGGACCTACGATTAAAGAAGTTATCACTAAATATACTTCCCTGACTGGCAAGCCTGCACTTCCGCCGGCATGGACCTTCGGCCTGTGGCTGACCACTTCGTTCACTACAGACTATGATGAAGCTACCGTTAACTCCTTCGTAGAAGGTATGGCGGAACGCGATCTGCCGCTTCATGTATTCCACTTCGACTGCTTCTGGATGCGTGAGTATCAATGGACCGATTTCCAGTGGGATTCCCGTGTATTCCCGGACCCGGTGGGCATGCTCAAACGCCTGCATGAAAAAGGACTTAAGATCTGCGTCTGGATCAACTCCTATATCGGACAGCGTTCACCGCTGTTTGAAGAAGGCAAGAAGAACGGCTATCTGATCAAAAAAGCTAATGGTGACGTCTACCAAACCGATCTGTGGCAAGCGGGTATGGGCCTTGTGGATTTCACTAACCCTGCAGCTTGTGAATGGTATGCCGGTTACCTGCGTGGTCTCGTTGACATGGGCGTAGACAGCTTCAAGACTGACTTCGGCGAACGCATTCCGACAGATGTCGTATACTTCGACGGTTCTGATCCGCACAAGATGCATAACTACTACACTCAGCTGTACAACAAGGTTGTCTTTGAAGTATTGGAAGAGAAGCTCGGCACAAATGAAGCAGCCGTATTTGCACGTTCGGCAACAGCCGGCGGGCAGCAGTTCCCGGTTCACTGGGGCGGCGACTGCTACGCTGACTATGAATCCATGGCAGAAAGCCTGCGCGGCGGCCTGTCGCTCGGCCTGTCCGGCTTCGGCTTCTGGAGCCATGATATCGGCGGCTTCGAGAACACCGCTCCGGCGCATGTCTTCAAGCGCTGGCTGGCTTTCGGCCTGCTCTCCAGCCACAGCCGTCTGCACGGCAGCACCTCGTACCGTGTGCCTTGGGCTTACGATGACGAAGCTGTGGATGTTACCCGCTTCTTCACCAAGCTCAAATGCAGCCTGATGCCTTACCTGTATGATGTAGCCGGACAGGCACATGAACAGGGCTGGGCTTCGATGCGGGCCATGGTGATGGAATTCCCGGAAGATCCTACCTGCGAAGTATTGGATCGCCAATACATGCTGGGTGATTCCCTGCTGGTAGCTCCTATCTTCCAAGAGAATGGCGAAGCGAAGTATTATCTGCCTGCTGGACGTTGGACACACTTGTTGAGTGGAGAAACGACCCAAGGTGGCTCATGGCGCAAAGAGAAATATGACTTCTTCAGTCTGCCACTCTTCGTTCGTCAGAACAGCTTGTTGGCTCGGGGCAGTGTCGACAACAAACCGGATTATGATTTTGCTGAAGGTGTGAAATTTGGCCTGTATTCACTGGAAGACGGCGCAACAACCACAGCAACTGTTCGTGATCTGACGGGTGCTCCTGAGCTATCCGTGAAGGCTGAACGCAACGGCAATACATTGTCCATCACAGCTGAAGGCAGCGGCAAAGCATTTACGTTTGCTCTGAATGATCTGGGAGCTATTGCTTCTGTACAAGGCGCAGAACAAGTAGATGCAACCACTGTGAAGGTTAATGCAGGCAACAAATCCGTACAATTCAGCATTGAGCTGAAATAG
- a CDS encoding AraC family transcriptional regulator, translated as MDRTSQHLLKEDRVHGETMFPLAAYWVELPTGAHVLDTHWHEEAEFFMLLEGDILFQVDTDYFPLRAGEAVFIESGDIHAAYVLEQAPCRFCALVFHPDLLASAQFDTIQQNIILPLQEKRQSFPRHITAAIPWQQELLYHLERMMEAYANTMPGFEAFMKGTLLIMLSQIAIEGRSVNHSQSDEADTTKINRLKKVILYIQDNYQEPIRTRDLSELIPMSEGQFCRFFKAMTRKTPVDYINSYRIRQAADLLQQTERKISDIALEVGFDNVSYFIKVFRKAMSCSPSEFRKAL; from the coding sequence ATGGACCGCACATCACAACATTTGCTAAAAGAAGACCGGGTACATGGTGAAACCATGTTCCCACTGGCCGCATACTGGGTAGAACTTCCAACTGGTGCACATGTGCTCGATACGCATTGGCACGAGGAAGCGGAGTTCTTTATGCTGCTGGAAGGGGACATTCTGTTTCAGGTAGATACCGACTATTTCCCTCTGCGGGCTGGTGAAGCCGTCTTTATCGAATCCGGTGATATTCACGCCGCATATGTGCTAGAACAAGCTCCCTGCCGTTTCTGTGCGCTGGTGTTCCACCCCGATCTACTAGCCAGCGCCCAGTTTGACACGATCCAGCAGAATATCATTTTGCCACTTCAGGAGAAACGCCAGAGCTTCCCCCGGCACATTACAGCCGCCATTCCCTGGCAGCAGGAGCTCCTGTACCATCTGGAACGCATGATGGAGGCATATGCTAATACCATGCCCGGATTCGAGGCCTTTATGAAAGGAACTTTGCTCATTATGCTCTCGCAGATTGCTATTGAGGGCCGTTCAGTAAATCACAGCCAATCCGATGAAGCTGATACCACTAAGATCAACCGTCTTAAGAAGGTCATTCTTTATATTCAGGACAATTACCAGGAGCCCATCCGCACTCGTGATTTATCGGAGCTTATTCCCATGAGCGAGGGGCAGTTCTGCCGCTTCTTCAAAGCAATGACCCGCAAGACCCCTGTCGATTACATCAACTCCTACCGGATTCGCCAGGCAGCCGATTTGCTGCAGCAGACGGAACGTAAAATATCCGACATCGCACTGGAGGTCGGATTTGATAACGTAAGCTATTTCATTAAAGTGTTCCGCAAGGCAATGAGTTGCTCGCCCTCCGAGTTCAGGAAAGCCCTATAA
- a CDS encoding class I SAM-dependent methyltransferase — protein MLKSLEAIAAYRQGKQEHLEDNVWLKYIVQAEEQIVNMERVESLQELDYKNPVLDYVERSLRLLESLPLSFWIKELVEETLIWSETAKGGTSRQRLSWQAEGINCFVHNIGSAQLYLRHRGNSTTAMSPECERVTIVHQLIETHGLIGQQIRGEVPPTANDPLSTMVKEGVLASEELERLLTALNHCIIGAVSLELWQEVQSDVTTLIAVIASGDAFAPLPMMERLQRMRTGPISKGEDFRAEWSKLAGDGFHAELLGSLQHITFWYVESALQTFSLEQFLKMMTLAAGSIEVASLKHVSFEHVMKGIYYDYKGSKKINVYKKRIIEKYLSELEWADIEQGNTSSGSPHLSHRLHRRTNLPDTVFFDFQFSPAAEKLIEFCIEAEKSALYERAVLLLFDLFELRRDAFDRFHNEDSYLSQMNDTADYKAVILEYVTGHKVLDIGPGGGILLDLIEERMPGVTPVGIDISSNVVEALKKRKQLEGRQWEVLQGDALNLKDFVEAGSVNTVIFSSILHELYSYVPLNGVKFNHDTVSAALRSAFDVLSEGGVIIIRDGIMSEPETQIRRVRFLEKDGLMWLERYAKDFAGRQIQFQRLDGQEVLMPVNDAMEFLYTYTWGEEAYIHEVQEQFGYFSPTQYAAFIEQTLGDQAKIEVFRHYLQEGYTEALQGRVIVLDESGQEVALPDSTCFIVIRKESLL, from the coding sequence ATGCTGAAATCACTGGAAGCCATAGCAGCTTATCGTCAAGGAAAGCAGGAGCATCTGGAGGATAACGTCTGGCTGAAATACATCGTTCAAGCTGAGGAACAGATTGTGAATATGGAGCGTGTAGAATCACTGCAGGAGCTGGACTATAAGAATCCTGTGCTGGATTATGTGGAGCGGAGTCTCCGGTTGCTGGAGAGCCTGCCGCTGTCTTTTTGGATAAAGGAACTAGTCGAGGAGACCTTGATCTGGTCAGAAACGGCCAAGGGCGGCACTTCACGTCAGCGATTGAGCTGGCAGGCAGAAGGCATTAATTGTTTTGTACATAATATAGGTTCGGCGCAGTTGTACTTGCGGCATAGAGGAAATTCGACCACAGCTATGAGTCCGGAATGCGAACGGGTAACTATAGTGCATCAGCTTATTGAGACGCATGGGTTAATCGGGCAGCAGATTCGTGGGGAGGTTCCGCCGACGGCCAATGATCCTTTGTCCACTATGGTGAAGGAAGGGGTGTTAGCTTCTGAAGAGCTGGAGCGCCTGCTTACTGCCCTGAATCATTGTATTATCGGAGCGGTTTCACTGGAGCTGTGGCAGGAGGTGCAAAGCGATGTGACCACCCTGATTGCTGTAATTGCTTCTGGGGATGCCTTTGCGCCTTTGCCGATGATGGAACGCCTGCAAAGAATGCGTACAGGACCGATCTCCAAAGGTGAGGATTTCCGCGCCGAATGGAGCAAGCTTGCAGGGGATGGGTTTCATGCTGAACTATTGGGTTCTTTACAGCATATTACCTTCTGGTATGTGGAATCGGCGCTGCAAACTTTCTCGCTGGAGCAATTCCTGAAGATGATGACCCTGGCTGCTGGGAGCATTGAAGTGGCTAGCCTGAAGCATGTCAGCTTTGAGCATGTGATGAAGGGTATCTATTATGATTACAAAGGTTCTAAGAAGATCAACGTGTATAAGAAACGAATTATTGAAAAATATTTGTCTGAGCTGGAATGGGCTGATATCGAACAGGGAAATACCTCTTCTGGCAGTCCGCACTTGAGTCACCGGTTGCATCGGAGGACCAATCTGCCAGACACCGTGTTCTTTGATTTCCAGTTCTCTCCGGCAGCCGAGAAGCTGATCGAATTCTGTATCGAGGCCGAGAAGTCGGCACTATACGAGCGGGCCGTGCTGCTGCTGTTTGACCTGTTTGAGCTGCGCCGCGATGCTTTCGACCGGTTTCATAATGAGGATAGCTATTTGAGCCAGATGAACGATACGGCCGACTATAAAGCTGTGATTCTCGAATATGTCACCGGACACAAGGTGCTGGATATCGGTCCAGGCGGCGGAATATTGCTGGATTTGATCGAGGAGCGTATGCCGGGTGTTACTCCGGTAGGTATTGATATTTCCAGTAATGTAGTGGAAGCCTTGAAGAAGCGCAAGCAGCTTGAAGGGCGCCAATGGGAGGTGCTGCAGGGCGACGCGCTGAACCTGAAGGACTTCGTGGAGGCAGGTTCGGTGAACACGGTTATTTTTTCATCCATTCTCCATGAATTGTATTCGTATGTGCCTCTGAATGGTGTGAAGTTCAATCATGATACAGTATCTGCAGCGCTACGCAGTGCCTTTGATGTGCTGTCAGAAGGTGGAGTGATCATCATCCGGGACGGTATTATGAGTGAACCGGAGACGCAAATACGGCGGGTGCGCTTTCTGGAGAAGGACGGGTTAATGTGGCTGGAGCGTTATGCCAAGGATTTTGCCGGACGCCAGATTCAGTTTCAGAGATTGGATGGGCAAGAGGTGCTGATGCCTGTAAATGATGCCATGGAGTTTCTCTACACCTATACCTGGGGCGAAGAGGCCTATATCCATGAAGTGCAGGAGCAGTTCGGTTATTTCTCACCAACGCAGTATGCTGCGTTTATTGAGCAAACGCTTGGTGATCAGGCCAAGATTGAGGTCTTCCGCCACTATTTGCAGGAGGGTTATACTGAGGCATTGCAGGGCAGGGTAATAGTCTTGGATGAGAGTGGTCAAGAGGTAGCGCTGCCAGACAGCACCTGCTTTATCGTGATTCGAAAGGAAAGCCTATTATAG
- a CDS encoding radical SAM/SPASM domain-containing protein, with the protein MKTFKKVYIEITSVCNLACSFCPQTVREKSFMKLEVFNTILDEIKPHSDHIYLHVKGEPLLHPKIGELLDAAHAKGFKVNITTNGTLIHKAGPKILGKPALRQMNFSLHSFDGHEGSENREGYLAEIISFVREASAQGVIISFRLWNLTEDNQTNVERSRNRETLAMLEEAFKLDFRIDEKVLPGSGVKIAPRVYLNQDHEFKWPSLTEPEDDGKGFCHALRSQAAVLVDGTVVPCCLDGEGVINLGNLFQTPFSEIVEGERANNLFYGFSRREAVEELCRKCGYRQRFGT; encoded by the coding sequence TTGAAGACTTTTAAAAAGGTATACATCGAGATCACAAGCGTCTGCAACCTGGCCTGCAGCTTTTGTCCGCAAACCGTTCGGGAGAAGAGCTTCATGAAGCTTGAGGTCTTCAATACGATACTCGATGAAATTAAACCGCATAGCGATCATATCTATCTGCATGTTAAGGGAGAGCCTCTTCTGCATCCCAAGATTGGGGAGCTGCTGGATGCGGCTCATGCCAAAGGGTTCAAGGTTAATATCACAACTAATGGCACATTGATTCATAAAGCGGGACCTAAAATTCTGGGCAAGCCTGCTTTGCGGCAGATGAACTTCTCGCTGCATAGCTTTGATGGACATGAAGGTTCCGAGAACCGTGAAGGGTATTTGGCGGAGATTATTTCTTTTGTCCGGGAAGCCTCAGCTCAAGGAGTCATTATCTCCTTCCGACTCTGGAATTTGACGGAGGATAATCAGACAAATGTGGAGCGAAGCCGTAACCGGGAGACGCTCGCCATGTTGGAGGAAGCCTTTAAGCTGGATTTCCGTATTGATGAGAAGGTCTTGCCAGGCAGTGGCGTCAAAATCGCACCACGCGTGTATCTAAATCAGGATCATGAGTTCAAGTGGCCGAGTCTTACGGAGCCTGAGGATGACGGCAAAGGCTTCTGCCATGCGCTGCGCAGCCAAGCGGCAGTGCTGGTCGACGGCACGGTAGTGCCCTGTTGTCTAGACGGTGAAGGAGTGATTAACCTCGGTAATCTCTTCCAGACCCCCTTCTCCGAGATTGTGGAGGGTGAACGGGCGAACAATCTGTTCTACGGATTCTCCCGCCGGGAAGCCGTTGAAGAACTATGCCGGAAATGCGGATATAGACAGCGATTCGGGACATAA
- a CDS encoding Gfo/Idh/MocA family oxidoreductase, with the protein MTIRFGVIGTNWITDRFVQAGLDHEEFILTAVYSRTMEKGQAFAAKYAGATIYTSLEELVGSEEVDAVYIASPNSMHAEQAIMCLNHGKHVICEKPAASNSTELQAMIEAARKHDVLLMEALKSTFMPNFGVIRDNLYKLGQVRRYVASYCQYSSRYDAFRQGTVLNAFNPAYSNGSLMDLGIYCLYPMVTLFGKPESVQAVGMMLSSGVDGEGSIVMQYPDMDAVVMHSKIADSYLPAEIQGENGTMVIDKINQPYQVRILYRDGTVEELTVPQVYESMYYEIEEFIHLLKNGERESSVNSHANSLAVAEVMEEARAQIGLRYTSDL; encoded by the coding sequence ATGACAATTCGATTCGGGGTTATTGGCACCAACTGGATTACAGATCGCTTCGTTCAGGCTGGATTAGATCATGAGGAGTTTATTCTTACAGCCGTGTATTCTCGTACGATGGAGAAGGGTCAGGCTTTTGCCGCTAAATATGCGGGAGCAACGATATATACAAGTTTGGAAGAGCTGGTCGGCAGCGAAGAAGTAGACGCGGTATATATTGCCAGTCCAAACTCTATGCATGCGGAACAGGCTATTATGTGCTTGAACCATGGCAAGCATGTAATCTGCGAGAAGCCAGCCGCTTCCAACAGCACGGAGCTGCAGGCGATGATTGAAGCGGCCCGTAAGCATGATGTACTGCTGATGGAGGCATTGAAGTCAACCTTCATGCCGAATTTTGGCGTGATCAGAGATAATTTATACAAACTTGGACAGGTACGTCGTTATGTAGCTAGTTATTGTCAATACTCATCGAGGTATGATGCTTTCCGGCAGGGGACGGTGCTGAACGCCTTTAATCCTGCTTATTCCAATGGCTCCTTGATGGATCTCGGGATTTATTGCCTGTATCCGATGGTAACACTATTCGGCAAGCCGGAATCCGTACAAGCCGTGGGTATGATGCTCTCCTCGGGAGTAGATGGGGAAGGAAGTATCGTCATGCAATACCCGGATATGGACGCTGTTGTGATGCACTCCAAGATTGCCGATTCGTATCTGCCTGCCGAGATTCAAGGGGAGAACGGTACGATGGTCATCGACAAGATCAATCAACCCTATCAGGTGAGAATTCTTTACCGTGACGGAACAGTAGAAGAGCTGACGGTACCTCAGGTATATGAGTCCATGTATTACGAAATTGAAGAGTTTATCCATTTATTGAAGAACGGCGAACGGGAAAGCAGTGTTAACAGTCATGCCAACTCTTTGGCGGTAGCAGAGGTTATGGAAGAAGCCAGAGCACAAATCGGCCTTCGGTATACCTCAGATCTATAA
- the thrC gene encoding threonine synthase, producing MKYISTRGNVEAKGFIDTVLMGLADDGGLMVPSEIPVISAATLEEWRSLSYQDLFLKIFAYYTNDEIPYGDLQEMVYTSYANFRAPEVTPMHQVSDSLYVLELFHGPTFAFKDVALQFMGELYSYISKKQNEIIHILGATSGDTGAAAIQGVRGKEGIKICILHPHGKVSKVQELQMTTVDDSNVLNLSVEGNFDDCQKVIKDLFGDLDFKGRYHLRAINSINFVRILAQSVYYFYAYLQIEDSAEKKINFSVPSGNFGNIFSGYLAKRMGLPINKLIIATNENNILERFVNTGEYKPGGFTSTYSPSMDIQVASNFERYLYYLIGEDTEKLSAYMSKLQSEGKIIIEGAALQQVQQDFAALGVKNELCLQTISKYQQEHDYLLDPHTACGIAAYETFNGPDEIGITFATAHPAKFDEAIQLIDIKQEFPAQIEALFAMSQHQTVVEHDKDEIVRQLQAFYG from the coding sequence ATGAAGTATATAAGCACAAGAGGCAATGTGGAAGCTAAAGGCTTTATCGATACGGTCTTAATGGGATTGGCCGATGACGGCGGATTGATGGTTCCCTCCGAGATTCCGGTGATTTCAGCAGCTACACTGGAAGAGTGGAGAAGCCTTAGCTACCAGGATTTGTTCCTGAAGATTTTTGCCTATTACACGAATGATGAGATTCCTTACGGTGATTTACAAGAAATGGTCTACACCAGCTATGCTAATTTTCGCGCACCGGAAGTAACGCCTATGCATCAGGTGAGCGATTCCTTATATGTACTGGAGCTGTTCCACGGACCAACGTTTGCCTTCAAGGATGTGGCACTGCAATTTATGGGTGAGCTGTATTCTTATATCTCCAAGAAGCAGAATGAGATCATCCATATCCTTGGTGCCACCTCGGGGGATACAGGTGCGGCAGCCATTCAGGGCGTGCGCGGCAAGGAAGGCATTAAGATCTGTATCCTCCATCCGCATGGCAAGGTAAGCAAGGTGCAGGAGCTACAGATGACGACGGTTGATGACAGCAATGTGCTGAATCTGTCGGTGGAAGGCAACTTTGACGATTGTCAGAAGGTAATCAAGGATCTGTTCGGAGATCTGGACTTCAAAGGCCGGTATCACCTGCGAGCGATCAACTCGATTAACTTTGTGCGCATTCTGGCGCAGAGCGTTTACTATTTCTATGCCTATCTGCAGATCGAAGACAGTGCGGAGAAGAAGATCAACTTCAGCGTGCCGTCCGGTAACTTCGGTAATATTTTCTCAGGATACTTGGCTAAGAGAATGGGGCTGCCCATTAACAAGTTAATCATCGCGACGAATGAAAATAACATTCTGGAGCGTTTTGTGAATACCGGCGAATACAAGCCAGGTGGTTTTACAAGCACCTACAGCCCTTCAATGGATATTCAGGTGGCGAGCAACTTTGAGCGTTATCTGTATTATCTAATTGGTGAAGATACTGAGAAGCTGTCTGCTTATATGTCCAAGCTGCAGAGTGAGGGCAAGATTATTATTGAAGGCGCGGCCCTGCAGCAGGTCCAGCAGGATTTTGCAGCGCTCGGTGTGAAGAATGAGTTGTGTCTCCAGACCATCAGCAAGTACCAACAGGAGCATGATTATCTGCTCGATCCGCATACGGCCTGCGGCATTGCCGCTTATGAGACTTTTAATGGCCCAGATGAGATCGGTATTACCTTTGCAACTGCACATCCAGCTAAATTTGATGAAGCGATCCAATTAATCGACATCAAGCAGGAGTTTCCGGCGCAGATCGAAGCGCTGTTCGCGATGTCTCAGCATCAGACTGTGGTGGAGCATGATAAGGATGAAATTGTACGCCAGCTGCAAGCCTTTTATGGCTGA